A single genomic interval of Peribacillus sp. FSL H8-0477 harbors:
- a CDS encoding fructose PTS transporter subunit IIA, producing the protein MKITDLLKVDTMIIDLKSVTKKDVIDELAGQLTEAGRLHDEAEFKAAILKREEQSTTGIGEGIAIPHAKTSAVRTPAICFGRSKSGVDYQSLDGQPAHLFFMIAASEGANTDHLETLSRLSSLLMDTTFRSQLMAAATKEEIAAIINQKETTAAEDEKREAEEREQRSSTSPVSKKILAVTACPTGIAHTYMAADALKAKAKEMDIDFKVETNGSTGIKNALTAEEIAEADAIIVAADKQVEMDRFNGKHVLIVPVAQGLRKPEELLNRAIKQDAPIYKGSGNESKKETSSSSIGQQIYKHLMSGVSNMLPFVVGGGILIALSFFFGIEASDPTSPEYNPIAKALDDIGGGKMGAFFFLVPVLAGYIASSIADRPGFAPGMVGGLLAAQAGAGFLGGLIAGFLAGYIV; encoded by the coding sequence ATGAAAATTACAGACTTATTAAAAGTAGATACGATGATCATAGATTTAAAGAGTGTTACAAAGAAAGACGTTATTGATGAACTAGCTGGTCAGTTAACAGAAGCAGGCCGTTTACATGATGAAGCAGAATTTAAGGCTGCCATCTTAAAAAGAGAAGAACAAAGTACGACAGGAATTGGCGAAGGAATCGCTATTCCTCATGCGAAGACGAGTGCTGTAAGAACTCCAGCGATTTGTTTTGGCAGGTCTAAATCGGGTGTAGACTATCAATCACTTGATGGGCAGCCTGCGCACTTATTCTTTATGATTGCAGCTAGTGAAGGGGCTAATACGGATCACCTAGAGACACTTTCTCGTTTATCTTCATTATTAATGGATACTACGTTCAGATCACAGCTGATGGCGGCTGCTACTAAAGAAGAAATTGCTGCCATTATTAATCAAAAAGAAACAACAGCTGCTGAAGATGAAAAAAGAGAAGCTGAAGAAAGGGAACAAAGGTCTTCTACATCACCCGTATCTAAAAAAATACTGGCAGTAACTGCCTGTCCTACCGGAATTGCCCATACGTACATGGCTGCTGACGCGTTAAAAGCTAAAGCAAAGGAAATGGACATTGATTTTAAAGTAGAAACGAACGGTTCAACTGGGATTAAAAATGCGCTGACAGCTGAGGAAATTGCAGAAGCAGATGCGATTATTGTTGCTGCAGATAAACAAGTTGAAATGGATCGATTTAATGGTAAACATGTTCTAATCGTTCCTGTAGCTCAAGGCTTGAGAAAGCCAGAAGAATTACTGAATAGAGCTATTAAACAAGATGCACCGATTTACAAAGGCTCAGGTAACGAAAGTAAAAAAGAAACATCATCATCAAGCATTGGTCAACAAATCTATAAGCATTTAATGAGCGGTGTCAGTAATATGCTCCCATTTGTCGTAGGGGGAGGAATTCTTATTGCCCTTTCCTTCTTCTTTGGCATTGAAGCATCTGATCCAACAAGTCCCGAGTATAACCCTATTGCTAAAGCTTTAGATGATATTGGCGGAGGAAAAATGGGGGCCTTCTTCTTCTTAGTTCCTGTGTTAGCCGGTTATATTGCTTCAAGTATTGCTGACCGTCCAGGCTTTGCACCTGGTATGGTTGGCGGCTTATTAGCTGCACAAGCTGGAGCAGGATTCCTAGGCGGATTGATTGCTGGTTTCCTTGCAGGATATATCGTAT